A stretch of the Janthinobacterium sp. B9-8 genome encodes the following:
- a CDS encoding DUF6500 family protein has product MRQGLRKKVINVCEKKIIAKGESVGISFYAFFANKNDDPELLMEAATWWIKTHKLDHFEKATKIKLMIESGL; this is encoded by the coding sequence ATGCGGCAAGGCCTAAGAAAGAAAGTCATTAACGTGTGCGAGAAGAAAATAATTGCCAAGGGTGAGTCTGTTGGCATTTCTTTTTATGCGTTTTTCGCAAATAAAAATGATGACCCAGAGCTCCTTATGGAGGCCGCAACATGGTGGATAAAAACCCACAAACTAGATCACTTTGAAAAAGCCACAAAAATAAAGCTCATGATTGAGTCAGGGCTTTGA
- a CDS encoding SDR family NAD(P)-dependent oxidoreductase, which produces MTVGVILISGCSSGIGYVTAHGLKAKGWRVFATARATDDVEQLKNEGFEALQLDVADSVSIQNAVAAMLKKTGGRIDALFNNAGFGLPGAVEDLSREAMRYQFETNVFGAIELTNAVLPVMRQQGHGRIIFNGSVLGFAAMPYRGAYNASKFALEGFADTLRQEMMGSGIHTVLLQPGPITSRFRANAQQQFMRWICADKSFHQPSYLAMQARLAKVGPAAPFTLPAEAVLAVVLKALTVRRPSARYQITTPTKVFWMLKKILPSRVLDYILLKASGDEPGCSYGRS; this is translated from the coding sequence GTGACAGTTGGAGTGATCTTAATTAGCGGTTGTTCAAGTGGAATTGGCTATGTCACAGCACATGGGCTGAAGGCCAAAGGGTGGCGTGTTTTTGCAACAGCCCGTGCTACGGACGATGTGGAGCAGTTAAAAAACGAAGGCTTTGAAGCTTTGCAGCTTGATGTGGCAGATTCTGTATCGATACAGAATGCCGTAGCGGCCATGCTCAAAAAAACCGGCGGACGCATTGATGCGCTATTTAATAACGCCGGTTTTGGCTTGCCCGGCGCAGTGGAAGACTTAAGTCGGGAAGCGATGCGTTATCAGTTTGAAACCAATGTTTTTGGTGCAATCGAGCTAACTAACGCCGTTTTGCCTGTCATGCGCCAGCAAGGACACGGGCGAATTATTTTTAATGGATCGGTACTGGGTTTTGCAGCGATGCCTTATCGCGGTGCTTATAATGCAAGTAAGTTTGCTTTAGAGGGATTTGCAGACACCTTGCGTCAAGAAATGATGGGAAGTGGGATTCATACTGTTCTTTTGCAGCCCGGCCCCATTACGAGTCGTTTTAGGGCCAATGCGCAGCAACAATTTATGCGCTGGATTTGTGCAGATAAAAGCTTTCATCAGCCTTCTTATTTAGCTATGCAAGCACGGCTGGCTAAAGTGGGGCCAGCAGCGCCATTTACTCTGCCCGCAGAGGCGGTATTGGCTGTGGTGTTAAAAGCGCTCACGGTTCGCCGCCCATCTGCTCGCTACCAGATAACGACGCCAACAAAAGTATTCTGGATGCTTAAAAAAATCTTACCAAGCCGTGTACTTGATTATATTTTGTTAAAAGCATCAGGAGATGAGCCCGGATGCAGTTATGGACGCTCTTAA
- the phbB gene encoding acetoacetyl-CoA reductase yields MKKIALVTGGMGGIGSAICKALADSGFNVVATYSKAGRELQWLADMKASGYLFSAYECDVTDFDACVRMAEKINEEIGPVDVLVNNAGITRDATFKRMGKLDWDSVISTNLNSLFNVSKQFLDAMVERNWGRVINISSINGQKGQFGQTNYSAAKAGVHGFSMALAQEVAKKGVTVNTISPGYIATEMVMAVPEDVRNKIIAGIPVNRLGTPEEIAGLVSYLASDLSGFMTGANIAINGGQHTC; encoded by the coding sequence ATGAAGAAAATCGCACTCGTCACCGGCGGCATGGGTGGTATCGGTTCTGCTATTTGCAAAGCACTCGCAGATAGCGGCTTTAATGTTGTAGCGACTTACTCCAAGGCCGGCCGAGAGCTTCAATGGCTGGCAGATATGAAAGCATCCGGCTATCTTTTTAGCGCCTATGAGTGTGATGTGACTGATTTTGATGCCTGCGTTCGCATGGCTGAAAAAATCAATGAAGAAATCGGCCCTGTTGATGTATTGGTGAATAACGCAGGTATTACCCGCGATGCCACGTTCAAACGTATGGGCAAGCTGGATTGGGATAGCGTGATTAGCACCAATCTTAACTCGCTATTTAATGTATCCAAGCAATTCTTAGATGCCATGGTTGAGCGCAACTGGGGCCGCGTCATTAATATTTCATCGATTAATGGCCAGAAAGGCCAGTTTGGCCAAACCAACTACTCCGCAGCAAAAGCAGGCGTACACGGCTTTAGTATGGCTTTGGCGCAAGAAGTTGCAAAAAAAGGCGTTACTGTTAATACAATTTCACCTGGCTATATCGCCACAGAGATGGTTATGGCGGTGCCTGAAGATGTACGCAACAAGATTATTGCCGGCATTCCTGTTAACCGCCTTGGCACACCGGAAGAAATTGCAGGCCTAGTCAGCTATCTTGCTTCTGACCTCTCTGGCTTTATGACCGGCGCAAATATCGCCATCAATGGTGGTCAGCACACCTGCTGA
- a CDS encoding serine hydrolase domain-containing protein, producing MPSNRSRFDRRVIVLAASLFSLCAASAGSEPPSTDLQALVERQARDKQVCAVSYATIHAGKISSSGGASGCDHTRVPTDDSVFQAASLSKPVFAYAVLKLAQEGLLNLDAPLVGYLPQGYLHIRNPFAFGRPSITDRVVAPELQVVTARMVLTHTSGLPNWSGDPLAFDFEPGTSWQYSGEGFMLLQRVVEEITTEKLDDFMRHRLFDPLGMSNTAFRWKPQFAAAFTPGVPRYMDIPEAFAPFSLHTSAKDYAKFLAALMGDPLAIQLIVEAPASVIPKLGLGWGLGWGLETGEQESFIWQWGNNPGYRAFVMASTSSGDAVVMLTSSENGLEMAEPIVTTVFPGTHSVFKSYLVREGFAYFACKHLNWCI from the coding sequence ATGCCGAGCAACAGAAGCCGCTTTGACCGTCGCGTAATCGTACTCGCCGCAAGCTTGTTCTCACTCTGCGCTGCATCGGCGGGTTCAGAGCCGCCTTCGACCGATTTGCAAGCGCTTGTCGAACGTCAAGCGCGCGACAAACAGGTATGCGCTGTGTCATATGCCACGATTCATGCTGGCAAGATTTCAAGCTCGGGCGGTGCCAGCGGATGTGACCACACTCGAGTGCCAACTGACGATTCTGTTTTTCAAGCGGCGTCCCTGAGTAAGCCGGTCTTTGCTTACGCCGTCTTGAAACTTGCTCAAGAGGGCTTGCTGAATCTTGACGCACCTCTTGTTGGCTACCTGCCACAGGGCTACCTGCACATCCGAAACCCGTTTGCATTTGGTCGCCCGTCGATCACTGATCGCGTAGTTGCACCAGAACTACAAGTAGTCACTGCTCGAATGGTTCTGACTCACACTTCCGGCCTACCAAACTGGTCCGGCGATCCGCTTGCGTTTGACTTCGAGCCGGGAACCAGCTGGCAGTACTCGGGGGAGGGATTCATGCTGTTGCAGCGAGTCGTCGAAGAAATTACGACTGAAAAGCTCGATGACTTCATGCGACATCGGCTCTTTGACCCATTGGGAATGTCAAACACCGCCTTCCGATGGAAGCCGCAATTCGCTGCTGCGTTCACCCCCGGTGTGCCGCGATACATGGATATTCCTGAAGCGTTTGCCCCTTTTTCGCTCCATACCTCGGCGAAGGACTACGCGAAGTTTCTTGCCGCCCTCATGGGCGATCCTTTGGCCATTCAACTGATCGTCGAAGCGCCCGCGAGTGTCATTCCTAAGCTGGGTCTAGGTTGGGGCCTTGGTTGGGGGCTTGAAACCGGCGAGCAGGAATCCTTTATTTGGCAATGGGGCAACAATCCCGGATACCGAGCATTTGTGATGGCCTCAACGAGCTCCGGTGACGCTGTGGTCATGCTAACAAGCAGCGAGAACGGGCTGGAAATGGCTGAACCGATCGTCACAACCGTGTTCCCCGGAACCCACAGCGTGTTCAAGTCCTATTTGGTCCGCGAAGGCTTTGCGTATTTCGCGTGCAAGCATCTCAATTGGTGCATTTAG
- a CDS encoding DUF2314 domain-containing protein, translating to MVKYELDNGEEMHADAPETFYLPPLDVRNNIKPEDTVKLVFRIEHDNGFDVERMWVDVKSVTSTGYIGILDNDPYCTEELKSGEVIEFEPKHVIQIYEV from the coding sequence ATGGTTAAATACGAATTAGACAATGGTGAAGAGATGCATGCCGATGCACCTGAAACATTTTACCTTCCTCCACTCGATGTTAGAAATAATATCAAACCAGAGGATACGGTGAAATTAGTATTCAGAATTGAACACGACAATGGTTTTGATGTTGAAAGAATGTGGGTGGATGTTAAAAGTGTTACCTCTACGGGTTACATTGGCATCCTTGATAATGACCCGTACTGCACTGAAGAATTGAAATCTGGTGAAGTCATTGAATTTGAACCTAAACACGTCATTCAAATTTATGAAGTTTAA
- a CDS encoding DUF2238 domain-containing protein, translating to MRRSTSLLIALGFILGLLALSGVRPYDRATWLMEVLPIIIAIPALCATYKRFPFTTLIYALIFAHALVLMLGGAYTYARVPLGFEIAELFGFHRNPYDKIGHFFQGFVPALVAREIFIRGEYIRGHKMLAFIVVCTVLAISATYEFIEWGAALAMGQGADEFLGTQGDPWDTQSDMFFAFIGAITALLLLSGVHNGQIQRLQAHERAT from the coding sequence ATGCGCCGTTCAACTTCACTCTTAATTGCTCTGGGTTTTATCCTTGGGTTGCTCGCCCTTTCTGGTGTAAGGCCGTATGACCGAGCGACTTGGTTAATGGAAGTGTTACCCATCATCATTGCAATTCCCGCTCTCTGCGCAACCTACAAGCGCTTCCCGTTCACTACGCTCATATATGCACTCATTTTTGCACATGCCCTAGTCCTAATGCTGGGTGGCGCCTACACTTACGCCCGTGTACCGCTTGGCTTTGAAATCGCAGAGCTCTTCGGTTTTCACCGCAACCCATACGACAAGATCGGGCATTTTTTCCAAGGCTTCGTACCGGCACTGGTTGCACGTGAGATCTTCATTCGTGGCGAATACATCCGAGGCCACAAAATGTTAGCGTTCATAGTTGTGTGCACAGTGCTCGCCATAAGCGCCACGTATGAGTTCATTGAGTGGGGTGCTGCTCTCGCGATGGGCCAAGGCGCAGACGAATTCCTCGGAACGCAGGGTGACCCATGGGATACACAGTCGGACATGTTCTTCGCGTTCATCGGTGCCATCACCGCGCTGCTACTTTTGTCCGGAGTGCACAACGGCCAGATCCAACGTCTGCAGGCCCATGAGCGAGCAACCTAA
- a CDS encoding IS481 family transposase, whose amino-acid sequence MANLNQNFIKHKIGLLNLATELGNVSKACKMMGLSRDTFYRYQHAVEDGGVEALFDANRRKPNPKNRVDEATESAVIAYATEQPAHGQVRTSNELRLRGVFVSASGVRSIWLRHDLASFKQRLHALEKQVTEQQIVLSEAQVAALERKQDDDVAHGEIDTAHPGYLGSQDTFYVGTIKGVGRIYQQTFVDTYSKVAFAKLYTTKTPITAADLLNDRVLPFFAEQEMGMLRILTDRGTEYCGKAETHDYQLYLAINEIEHTKTKVRHPQTNGICERFHKTILQEFYQVTFRRKLYQSLDELQTDLDAWLDYYNRQRTHQGKMCCGRTPLQTLLEGKSLWKEKVDNLN is encoded by the coding sequence ATGGCTAATCTAAACCAAAACTTCATTAAGCACAAAATCGGCTTGCTCAATCTCGCCACCGAACTGGGCAACGTATCCAAAGCCTGCAAAATGATGGGGCTGTCGCGCGATACCTTTTATCGCTATCAACATGCGGTTGAAGACGGTGGCGTCGAAGCACTCTTCGACGCCAATCGCCGCAAACCCAATCCCAAGAACCGAGTCGATGAGGCAACAGAATCCGCCGTCATTGCGTATGCCACTGAGCAGCCCGCCCATGGACAAGTACGCACCAGCAACGAACTCCGGCTGCGCGGTGTATTTGTCTCTGCCTCTGGTGTGCGTTCAATCTGGCTCAGGCATGATTTGGCTTCGTTCAAACAGCGTTTGCATGCACTGGAGAAGCAGGTTACTGAACAGCAAATCGTGCTGAGTGAGGCTCAAGTTGCGGCACTGGAACGTAAACAGGATGATGATGTCGCACATGGCGAAATTGACACGGCTCATCCAGGTTATCTGGGCTCACAGGACACGTTTTACGTCGGCACCATCAAAGGGGTTGGCCGGATTTATCAGCAGACCTTTGTCGATACCTACAGCAAAGTGGCCTTTGCCAAACTTTATACCACCAAAACGCCGATCACTGCCGCAGACTTACTCAATGACCGGGTGCTACCGTTCTTTGCCGAGCAGGAAATGGGGATGCTGCGCATTCTGACCGACCGTGGCACTGAGTATTGCGGCAAAGCCGAAACGCATGATTACCAGCTGTATCTGGCGATCAATGAGATTGAGCACACCAAAACTAAAGTGCGGCATCCACAAACGAACGGTATTTGCGAGCGCTTCCATAAAACGATTCTGCAAGAGTTTTACCAAGTGACCTTCAGGCGTAAGCTGTATCAGTCACTGGACGAGCTGCAAACGGATCTGGACGCATGGCTGGACTACTACAACCGCCAACGTACACATCAAGGGAAAATGTGCTGCGGCAGGACGCCGCTGCAGACGTTGTTAGAAGGCAAATCACTCTGGAAGGAGAAGGTCGACAATCTAAACTAA